In the genome of Streptomyces sp. Tu 3180, the window CTGCCGATGATGAGCGCGATGATCGTCACGGCCATGGTGGCGGGCCGGATCACCAGCGGCACCGGCCGCTACAAGGCGTTCCCGGTCGCGGGCGGCGCGCTGATGCTGACCGGCATGCTGCTGCTGTCCACCATGGACACCGCCACCTCGCGCACCGAGGCGGCGGCCTACATGGCGGTGCTCGGCGCGGGCCTGGGCTGCCTGCTCCAGGTCGTCATGCTCGTCTCGCAGAACAGCGTGGACATCCGGGACATCGGCGTGGCCTCGGCCGCCGTCACGCTCTTCCGCATGCTGGGCAGCTCCTTCGGCGTCGCCGTGATGGGCGCGCTGTTCAACCGCCGCGTGCTGGAGGCGACGGCCGAGCACGCGCCCGGCGGCCCGCCCCTGGCCGACGCCCAGCTCGACGCGGCCGGCCTGGCCCGCCTGGAGCCCGCGGTCCAGGAGGCCTACCGCCACGCCACCGCCGCCGGCACCCACAGCGCCTTCCTCGTCGGCTCCCTCGCCGGCGCGCTCGCCCTGCTGGCCGGCCTGCTGGTGCGCGAGGTCGCCCTGCGCACGGCGACGGCCCCCACGCCGGACGCATAGGCCCGCCCCGCCCGGCCCCGGCGCGCCGCCGGCCTGCCGCATCGAGCGTTCCTCGAGCCAACCCCGTGCGCCGCCGCCAAGACTGAGGCAGCGCCACCGCACGGGACGCGGCCGGCCCGGCCGGCCGCGGACACCCCCCTTCTTCAGCCGAGGGACCGGACGCCGACCCCGGCGCCCCCTTCCACCGGCGCGCGGCGACCCCGCGCAGCCCGAGCCCCTCCCGCCACGGCCGCCGAGCGGTGACCCCGCCGGCCCGGCCGCCGGCGGCGGCTGACCGCGCGGCGACCCCGCGCCGCTCCACCCGGCACCTCCCGCACGCCACCGGCGGCGGGAGGTGCCGCGCGTCCGCCCGCACCCCGCCACCGCCCGCCCGCCGCCCCCGTCTTCCCGCCCGCCGCCCCCGTCCGTCCCGGCCCGTGCCCCGCAGACCCCGGCCCGAGCCGCACCCGAGCCCCGTTTGAGCGCCCCGGCCGACCGTGGCGTTGGAAGGAGGCGCTGTGGACGGTGCGCACGGAGGCGAGCGGGACGCTTCACCGGCCCCCCAGCGGGACCGCCGATGACGGCGGCCGATTCTCTTCGCCCGGAACTCCGGGAATTCACCAAGACCTTCGGGGACGACACCCGGCGTGCCCGCCGCGCCGCGAGCCCGCGCCCCCGTACGCCGAGCGGAGTGACCTTGTGAGCAGCGGACGTATGGAAGTGTGCCTCGTCGGCGCCGGACCACGCGGTCTGTCCGTGCTGGAACGGCTGTGCGCCCACGAGCGCACGTCCCTGCGCCGGGACCACGTCACCGTGCACGTCGTCGACCCGGACCCGCCCGGCCCGGGCCGGGTGTGGCGGCCCTCGCAGTCCCGGCACCTGCTGATGAACACCGTCGCCTCCCAGGTGACGGTCTACACCGACGCCAGCGTCGACATCGCCGGCCCCCTGGAGGAGGGCCCCAGCCTCTACCAGTGGGCCAAGGCGCTCGGCCCGAGCGCGCTCACCCCGAGCCGGGGCACCGCCTACGACGACGAGACGCTCGCCGAGGCCCGCGACCTGGGCCCGGACACCTACCCCACCCGCGCCCTGTACGGCCAGTACCTGGCCTGGGTGTTCCAGCAGGTCACCGCGAACGCGGCCGCGCACGTGACGGTACGGGTGCACGCCCGGCGCGCCGTCGCCCTGGACGACGACGGCACACCGGGCGCACCGGGCGCCCAGAGCGTGCTGCTGGAGGACGGCACCCGGCTGACCGGTCTGTCCGCGGTGGTGCTGGCGCAGGGACACCTGCCCGTCGTCCCGGGACCCGCCGAGCGGGAACTGGCCGGCTTCGCCGCCCGGCACGGCCTGACCTACCTCCCCCCGCCAACCCCGCCGACGTCGACCTGTCGTGCGTCGCGCCCGGCGAGAGCGTGCTGCTGCGCGGCCTGGGCCTGAACTTCTTCGACTACATGGCGCTGTTCACCCGGGCCCGCGGCGGTGTCTTCGAACGCGTCGACGGCCGCCTGGTCTACCGCCCCTCCGGCAGGGAACCGCGCCTGTACGCCGGTTCGCGCCGCGGCGTGCCCTACCAGGCGCGCGGCGAGAACGAGAAGGGCGCCCACGGCCGCTACTTCCCGCGGCTGCTGACCGCCGAGCACATCGCGGCGCTGCGCGCCCCGGGCCGCGGGCCGCTGCGGTTCGCCACCGACCTGTGGCCGCTGATCGCCCGGGAGGTCGAGAGCGTCTACTACGAGACGCTGCTGGCCGCCCGCGGCACCGCGGCCCGCGCCGCCGACCTCGCCGCCCGCTACCTGCGCACCGAGCCCGGCCCGCGGCGGGAGGAGCTGCTGGAGGCGTTCGGGATCGGCCCGGCCGAGCGCTGGGACTGGGAGCTGATCGCCCGCCCCTGCGCCGACCGGTCCTTCCCCGGCCCGGCGGCCTTCCGGACCTGGCTGCGCGGCCACCTCGACGAGGACGTGCGCCAGGCCCGCCGGGGCAATGTCTCCGGCCCGCTCAAGGCGGCCCTGGACGTGCTGCGGGACCTGCGCAACGAGGTGCGCCTGGCCGTCGACCACGGCGGCCTGGACGCCGACTCCCACCGCGACGACCTGGACGGCTGGTACACACCGCTCAACGCCTACCTGTCCATCGGCCCGCCCGCCTCCCGCATCGAGGAGATGGCCGCGCTGATGGACGCGGGCGTGCTGGAGGTCCTCGGCCCCGGGACGCGGGCCGGCACCGACCCGGACCGGGGCTGCTTCACCGGGACCAGCGACATCCCGGGCGTGCTGGTGCGGGCCACCACGCTGATCGACAGCCGGCTGCCGCAGATCGATCTGCGGCGCACCGCGGATCCGCTGCTGGCGCACCTGCTGCGCACCGGGCAGTGCCGCCCCTTTTGCGTCCCGGGCCGGGACGGCGCCTCCTACGAGACCGGCGGCCTGGCCGTCACCGGGCGGCCCTACCACCTGCTCGACGCGCAGGGGGAGCCCCATCCGCGGCGCTTCGCCTACGGCGTGCCCACCGAGTCCGTGCACTGGGTGACGGCGGCGGGCATCCGGCCGGGCGTCGGCTCGGTGACGCTGGAGGACTCCGACGCGATCGCGGCGGCCGTGCTGGACCTGCCCGCGCTGCCCGCCGCCGGGGACCCCACGGCCGTGCGGGCGCGCCGCACCTCCCTGGGCGGCGGCACCACGAAGGCGGCGGCATGACGGCCGCCCGCCACGAGACCGCGGCCGCCCGCCCCGGCCCGCCCCACGGCGGCACCGCCCCCGGCACGGCTCCCGCCGCCGGCCCCGACCTGGACAGCGGTCTGCTCTCCCCGGTCCGGGCGGGCACCCCGGTGGAGGCGGCGGTGGGCGACACCGCCTGGCTGCAGGCCATGCTGGACGCCGAGGCGGCCCTGGCCCGCGCCCAGGCACGCTGCGGCACCGTCCCCGCGCCGGCGGCCGCCGCGATCACCGCCGCGGCCCGCGCCGAACGCCTGGAGCTGCGGCAGCTGGCCCTGGCCGCGCGCGAGACGGCCAACCCGGTGGTCGGCCTGGTCAAGGCGCTGACGGCGGCGGTGGCCGCCGACGCCCCCGACGCCGCCGAGTACGTCCACCGGGGCTCCACCAGCCAGGACGTCTTCGACACCGGCGCGATGCTCGTCGCCCTGCGCGCGCTGCGCCTGACCGTCGCCGACCTGCACCGGACCGCCGACGCGCTCGCCGCGCTGGCCGCGCACCACCGGGACACGGTGATGGCCGGCCGCACGCTCGCCCTGCACGCCGTACCGACCACGTTCGGGCTCAAGGCGGCCGGCTGGCGGCAGCTGGTGCTGGAGGCCGCCGAACGCCTGGAGCGGGTCGCCGGCCGTCTCCCGGTGTCCCTGGGCGGCGCGGCCGGCACGCTGGCGGGCTACCTCACGCACGCCGGCGAGGACGCGGACGCCCGCGCGGTCGTCGACGACCTCACCGCCGCCTTCGCCGCGGAGACCGGCCTGGCGGCCCCCGTGCTGCCCTGGCACGCGCTGCGCACCCCGATCGCCGACCTGGGGGCCGCCCTCGCGCACACCGCGGGCGCCCTCGGCAAGATCGCGGCCGACGTGCTGGTGCTGGCCCGCACCGAGGTCGGCGAGGTCACCGAACCGCAGGAGACGGGCCGCGGCGCCTCCTCGGCGATGCCGCACAAACGCAACCCCGTCCTGGCGACGCTGATCCGCTCCGCCGCCCTGCAGGTGCCCGCGCTGGCCGCGGTGCTGGCGCAGTGCCTGGTGACCGAGGACGAGCGGTCGGCGGGCGTGTGGCACACCGAGTGGCAGCCGTTGCGCGAATGCCTGCGGCTGACCGGCGGCGCCGCCCGCACCGCACTGGAACTGGCCCGCGGCCTCACCGTGCACCCGGACCGGATGCGCGCCAACCTCGAGGCGACCGGCGGCCGGATCGCCTCCGAACGCGTCAGCGCGGTCCTGGCCCCGCGGCTGGGCCGGACGGCGGCCGCGGAACTGCTGACGCAGGCGTCGCTGCGGGCCGCCGAGACCTCCCGCCCGCTCGCCGACGTCCTCGCCGAACTGCCCCAGCTGCACGGGGTGCTGGCCCCCGGAGAGCCGGCCGCCCTGCTGGACCCGGCCGGTTACACCGGCGCGGCCGGCGCCCTGGTCGACCGGGCGCTGACCGGCGCCCGGGCCCCCTCACCCCCTTCTCACCCGGGAGCGAAATGAGCCGCATGGACACCGACGTCATCGTCGTCGGAGCCGGTCCCGTCGGACTGATGCTGGCGTGCGAACTACGGCTGGCCGGCGTCGGGTGCGTGGTGCTGGAGAAGTCGACGGAGCCCACCGACCAGTCCCGCGCGCTGGGCTTCACGGCACGCACCATCGAGACCTTCGACCAGCGCGGGCTGCTTCCCCGGTTCGGCGGCTTCGACACCATCCCCATCGGCCACTTCGGCGGCGTCCCGCTGGACTACCGGGAGGTGCCGGGCGGCTCCTACGGGGCCAAGGGCGTGCCGCAGTCGCTGACCGTCGCCGTCCTCGGCGAGTGGGCCGGCGAGCTGGGCGTCGACGTGCGCCGCGGCTGGGAGGTGACCGGCCTGGACACCGACGACGACGGCGTCCGGGTGACGGTGGACGGCCCGGACGGCCCGGCCCGGCTGCGCGCCGCCTACCTGGTGGGCTGCGACGGCGGCCGCAGCACCGTCCGCAAGCGGGCCGGCATCGACTTCCCCGGCCACGACGCCACCATCGAGATGGCGTTCGCCGAGGTGGTCGGGGTGAGCGGGGTGCGCCCGCGGCCCAACGGCGAGCGGGTGCCCGGCGGCATGGTGCTCGCCTTCCAGCAGGGCCCGGACACCTTCCGGGTCACCTACTACGACGCCGGCGTCGTGCCCCGCAAGGGCGACGCACCGCCCTCCTTCGAGGAGGTCGCCGCCGCCTGGCGGCGGCTGACCGGCGAGGACGTCAGCGGCGGCACCCCGCGCTGGATCGGCAAGTTCACCGACGCCACCCGCCAGGCCCGCGAGTACCGGCGCGGACGCGTGTTCCTGGCCGGCGACGCCGCGCACATCCATCTGCCCATCGGCGGCCAGGGCATGAGCGCGGGCGTGCAGGACGCGGTCAACCTCGGCTGGAAGCTGGCGCTGGCCGTCAAGGGCCGGGCCCCCGCCCACCTGCTCGACACCTACCACGACGAGCGGCACCCGGTGGGCGCCCGGGTCCTGGTCAACACCCTCACCCAGCGCAGCCTGTACATCACCGGCGAGCACATGCAGCCGGTGCGCGAGCTGTTCGCCGACCTGACGCAGCTGCCCGAGGTCCGCCGGCACCTCATCGGCATGGTCACCGGCCTGGACATCCGGTACGCCATGCCGGCGCCCGGCCACCCGCTGCTCGGCCGGCGCCTGCCCGGCGCCGAACTGGTCGACGCGGCGGGCGTGAAGACCACCACCGCGCACCTGCTGCACACCGCACGCGGGGTGCTGCTCGACCTGGCCGGCGACGCCCGGGTGCGCCGGGCCGCCGCCCCCTGGCAGGACCGGGTCGACGTCGTGACCGCGTCCGCGCACACGGCCGGCGCCGACGACCCGTTCGACGGCGCCGCCGCCCTCCTGGTGCGCCCCGACGGATACATCGCCTGGGCCGGCGCCGGCGAACGCGGCACCGAGGGCCTGACCGGCGCGCTCGCCCACTGGTTCGGCGAGGCGGTGGCCACGGCATGACCGCGACCTCCCCGCCCCACCGCATCGCCCTGGTCACCGGCGCCAACAAGGGCCTGGGCCGCGAGATCGCCCGCCAGCTGGGCGCGCGGGGGCGAGCGTGCTGCTCGGCGCCCGCGACGCACGGCGCGGCAAGCTGGCGGCCGAGGCGCTCGCCGCCGAGGGAATCGACGCGCACCCGCTGCCGCTGGACGTGACCGACCCCGCCGGTGTGGCGGACGCGGCCGCCGCGATCGACGAGCGCTACGGCCGGCTGGACATCCTGGTCAACAACGCGGGCATCACCGGGACGTTCCACGGCCCGCCCAGCGCGGCCACCGCCGGGCAGCTGCGCGAGGTGTACGAGACGAACGTCCTGGGCGTGCTGACGGTGACCAACGCGATGCTGCCCCTGCTGCGCCGCTCCCCGGCCGGACGCATCGTCAACATGTCCTCGGCCGTGGGCTCCCTGACCCTGAACGCGGACCTGCGCGCCGGGTTCGGCGACTACAACCTGGTCACCTACCAGTCCTCCAAGACGGCCCTGAACGCGCTCACCCTCGCCTACGCCAGGGAACTGCGGGACACCCCCATCAAGGTCAACGCGGCCAACCCCGGCTTCACCGCCACCGACATGAACGGCCACCGCGGCCACCAGACGGTCGAACAGGGCGCCGCCACAGCGGTGCGCCTGGCCCTGATCGGCCCCGACGGCCCCACCGGCACCTCCCAGGACGACAGCGGCACGGTCCCCTGGTAGCGGCCGGACGACGCCCTCCGGCCGGGCAGGACGCCCCGGCCGGCGGGATGTCCCCCGCGGCCGGGAGGACGCCTCCGGCCGCGGCGAGCGATCCCTCCGGCGGCGCGCACGGCAGAGCCCCCTGCCGGGGCCGGCTCCGGGTCCCCCCCGGCGCCGGCCCCGGCAGGGGGCACGGCGGCCCGGCGCGCGCCCCGCGCGCGCCGGGCCGGTCTCAGGCGGTGACGAACTCCACCAGCGCCGGCCCGAGCACCTCCGGCAGCACCCGGTGCCACACCCCGGGCAGCTCCAGCCGCCGCCCGTTCGGCAGGGCCGCCGCGGTCGCCTCGGCCGCCGCGAGCAGCCAGTCACCGGTGTGGTCGCTGTTGACGACCACCGTCTCCACCCGCATCCCGGCCAGCCGCTCGACCGGCACCCGCCCGTCGCCCATCACCGCGGTGTCGTAGGGCAGGGTGTGCGCCAGCGCCTCGTTGGACCGCCACAGCGGGCTGTCCTTCCACTCCTGGACCCACTCCGGCGGGAAGCCCACGTGCTCGGCGAGGAAGTACTCCACGGCCTCACCGCGCCGGCCCTCGGCGAGCAGCGCGTCCAGGTGCTGCGCGAAACCGGCGGGCGGCGTGCGGAAACCCGGGACCCGGTAGGGCGGCTCCAGCAGGGCCAGCCGGCTGATCGACGCACCGGCGAGGGCCGCCTCCAGCGCCAGGATCGCCCCGCTGGAGCCGCCGAACACCGCCGCCCGGCCGCCCGCGTCGTCGATGACCGCCTGCAGGTCCTCGATCTCCCGCTCGACCGCGTAGGCGGGGGAGTCCCCGCTCTGGCCGCGCCCGCGCCGGTCGTAGGCGTACACGGTGCAGGAGGGGGCCAGGTACGGGATGAGCGTGTCGAAGGCCGTGTGGTCGCGGAAGCCGCCGCCGAGCAGCACGACCGGGGGACCGTCACCGGCCTTCTCGTAGGCGATGGTGGTGCCGTCCCGCGATACGACCTTGTGCATCACACACTCCCCAGGGACACATTCCTGTCAGCTTTTCATTTCCACCCGGGAAAGTAGCCCGGGATTTCGATGACGGTCAATGCGGAAAGCGTGGGCAGTTGAACACCCGGCTGTTCAACCTCGGTATTCCGCAGTCGAACACCGGAAATACCGCCGGGTGTTGTCGGCGGGGACCCGCTGAATTACCCTCGCCCGGTGAACCGGCCGGGCCCCGGGACTTCCCCGCGGCCGGCCGGCGCAGGTCGAAAAAACCCCGAGTCGGCGCCGCGCACGGCCGGCACCGAAACCGCCCGCGCACGGCCGACACCGAAACCGTCCACGCCCCGCAGCGGGCCGGCCGACGGCCCCGACCGACCGAAGCAGGAGTTATGACCCCCCAGATCCGCACCGCACTGGTCATCGGCGGCGGCATCGCCGGCTCGACCACGGCCATGGCGCTCCAGCGCGCGGGGATCGAAGCCCGCGTCCACGAGGCCTACCACGACACCGCCGACGGCATCGGCGGCGGCCTGAGCCTGGCGCCCAACGGCGTGCACGCCCTGGACGCGATCGGCGCCGGCGACGTCATCCGCCGGGTCGGCACCCCCATGCGCGGCACCGTCCTGCGCGACGGCGACGGCGAACCGCTCGGCGAGATCACCCTGCCGGCCGGCCTGCCGCCGTCCCGGTTCGTCTGGCGCGGCGAGCTGTACCGGGCGCTGTACGACGAGGCGACCCGCCGCGGCATCCGCACCCTGCACGGCAAGCGGCTGGTGGACGCCGAGGACACCGGCGACGGCGTCACCGCCCGCTTCGCCGACGGCACCGAGGCCCGCGCCGACATCCTGATCGGCACGGACGGCATCCGCTCCACGGTGCGCTCCCTCATCGACCCGGCCGCCCCCCGCCCCCACTACGCCGGCCTGCTCGGCTTCGCCGCCCCGCTGGCCGACACCGCACTGCCCGCCACCGACGGCAGGCTGCACGTCAGCTACGGCCCCGGTGGCTCCTTCGGCCACCTGGTGCACGCCGACTCCTCCGGCGGCTGGTTCGTCAACCTCCCGCACCCCGAGCCGCTGACCCTGGCCGAGGCCCGGCGCACCCCGCCGCAGCAGTGGCTGGACCGGCTGCGCCGGGCGTTCGCCGGCCACTGCGCGCCCGCCGCCGACCTGCTGGCCCGCACCGAGGCGGCCGACCTGCTGATCACCGGCCCGCTGGAGACCATGCCGCCGGTGCCGACCTGGAGCCGGGGCCGGATGGTGCTGGTCGGCGACGCCGTCCACGCCGCCTCCCCCAGCTCCGGACAGGGCGCCTCACAGGCCGTGGAGAGCTCCGTGCAGCTGGCGCGCTGCCTGCGCGACCTGCCCCACGACCAGGCCTTCACCGCCTACGAGGGGCTGCGCCGGGCCCGCGTGGAGCGGATCATCGCCCTGGCCGCCCGCACCAACGCCAGCAAGGCCAGCCCGCTCGCACGCGGACCGCGCGACCTCAGGCCCGAACCCCTCGACTGGCAGTTCACCCACCGCATCGACTGGGACGCCCCCGTCCCGCCCCCGCAGCCCGCCCTCGAATTCCACTCGAAATCCGCTTGAAATCCGCTCGAGGAATACTCGGGAAAAAGCCCGTACTCACTCGATCAGGGTGCGTGGAGAGGCCGCGGCCCGCCGGCGCGGCTATTTTGCCGGTGGCGTGCATGCCATGATGAGAGCCACATCGGCGCCCGACGCCGTGGGCGGATATGTGTCTTCGGCGCTGCAAAGGGAGAGCGGACAGTGGAAAATCGCGTCATAGTGGTTGGTGCCGGCCCCGTGGGCCTCATGCTCGCGGGTGAGATCAGGCTCGGCGGCGCGGAGGTCACCGTCTACGACAAACTGCCCGCGCCGTCCGGGGAATCCCGGGCCCTCGGCTTCACCAGACGCGTCGCCGAGATCCTCGACCAGCGCGGCCTGCTCACCCGGCTGGGCGACTTCCGCCGCGGCCGGCGAGGCCACTTCGGCGGCGTCGGCTTCGACCTGGACACGCTCGAGGAGAGCCACCACGGGGTGCTCGGCCTGCCCCAGTCACGCACCGAACAGGTGCTCACCGACTGGCTGGCCGAACTGGGCGTCACCGTCCGGCGCGGCCACGAGGCCGTCGCCTTCACCGAGACCGCCGACGGCGTCGAACTCGTCCTCGACGGCCCCGACGGCCGCCACCGGGACACGGCCGCCTACCTCGTCGGCTGCGACGGCCCCGACAGCACGGTCCGCACCCTCGCCGGCATCGCCGCCCCCGGCTGGGAATCCACCCGCGGGATGTACATGGCCGACGTGACGGGCGTCGAACCGCGCCAGCGGCCCACCGGCGAACACGTCCCGGGCGGCAGCATGGTGCTGTCCGTCAGCCTCGGCGACGGCTACCACCGCGTCCTCATCCACGACCGGAGCCTGCCGCCCCACCCCGACTCCGCCGCCCTGACCTTCACCGACGTCGCCGACGCCTGGCAGCGCATGACCGGCGAGTCCATCCACCACGGCAGCGCCCGCTGGATGGCCGCCTTCGGCAACGGCGCGGGCCTGGCCACCACCTACCGGCGCGGCCGCGTCCTGCTCGCCGGGGACGCCGCCCACGCCACCCCGCCGCTGGCCGGCTGGGGACTGAGCACCGGCATCCAGGACGCGGTCAACCTCGGCTGGAAACTCGCCGCGGTGAGCACCGGACGCGCCCCCGACAGCCTCCTGGACACCTACCACGCCGAACGCCACCCCCTCGGCGAGCAGCTGCTGCGCAACACCCACGCCGCCACCGCCCTCTACCTCAGCGACGAGGAGATGGACCCGCTGCGCGCCGTCATGCGCGAGCTGATGGACGACCCCAGCGCCGCGGAGCACTTCGCCGGCATGGTCAGCGGCCTCGGCGTCCACTACGGCACCTGCCCCGGCGACCACCCCCTGCTGGGCCGCCGCCTGTCTCCCGACCACGCGCTCGACCTGCCCGACGGCCGCCGCACCCGCGTCGCCGACCTGCTGCGCCCGGCCCGCGGCGTCCTCATCGTCACCGACGCCGCCGACGGACTCCAGCACCGGGCGGCCGCCTGGTCCGACCGCGTCGACGTCGTCACCGGCACCTGGGCGCCCGCCGACACCCCGGGCGTGCCGCCGCGGCTGCCGGCCGCCGCACTGGTCCGGCCCGACGGCTACGTCGCCTGGACGCAGCCGGGCGGCGCCGGCCTGACCGCAGCCCTGGAAAGCTGGTTCGGCCCGGCCCGCGTCACCGCGGACCTCTAGCACCAGACGATCCCCCCCGAACCCGCCAGGAATCCCCAGACCCCCAGAGCGAAGAGGAGACAAGGGAGCGATGACCGCACCCATTCTGGTCACCGGTGGCACCGGCACCCTGGGAAGCCACGTGGTTCCCCTGCTGCAGCAGGCCGGCCACGACGTACGCATCCTCGCCCGCAAGCCCCGCGAGTCCGCCAACGGCATCGAGTACTTCGCCGTCGACCTGATGACCGGCGAGGGCATCGACACCGCCCTGCGCGGCGTGGAGACCGTGCTGCACCTCGCCGGCAGCAACAAGGGCGACGACAAGGTGGCCCGCACCCTGGTGACCGCCGCCAAGAAGGCCGGCGTCCGCCACATCGTCTACATCTCCGTCATCGGCACCGACACGATGCCGCTGGGCTGGTTCAAGACCCAGCTCGAAGCGGAGAAGATCATCACCGGTTCCGGCATCCCCTGGTCCATGCTGCGCGCCGCCCAGTTCCACGACATCGTGTGGGCGATGGCGCAGAAGATGACCAAGATGCCCGTCCTCCCCGTCCCCGGCGGCCTGCAGTTCCAGCCGGTCGACTCCCGCGAAGTGGCCGCCCGCCTGGTCGAGCTGACCCTGGGCCAGCCCGCCGGCCGCGTCCCCGACCTGGCCGGACCCAAGGTCTACCCGCTCGGCGACCTGCTGCGCAGCTACCTGTCCGCGCAGGGCAAGCGCCGCCCGATGCTG includes:
- the pcaB gene encoding 3-carboxy-cis,cis-muconate cycloisomerase; translated protein: MTAARHETAAARPGPPHGGTAPGTAPAAGPDLDSGLLSPVRAGTPVEAAVGDTAWLQAMLDAEAALARAQARCGTVPAPAAAAITAAARAERLELRQLALAARETANPVVGLVKALTAAVAADAPDAAEYVHRGSTSQDVFDTGAMLVALRALRLTVADLHRTADALAALAAHHRDTVMAGRTLALHAVPTTFGLKAAGWRQLVLEAAERLERVAGRLPVSLGGAAGTLAGYLTHAGEDADARAVVDDLTAAFAAETGLAAPVLPWHALRTPIADLGAALAHTAGALGKIAADVLVLARTEVGEVTEPQETGRGASSAMPHKRNPVLATLIRSAALQVPALAAVLAQCLVTEDERSAGVWHTEWQPLRECLRLTGGAARTALELARGLTVHPDRMRANLEATGGRIASERVSAVLAPRLGRTAAAELLTQASLRAAETSRPLADVLAELPQLHGVLAPGEPAALLDPAGYTGAAGALVDRALTGARAPSPPSHPGAK
- a CDS encoding FAD-dependent monooxygenase, producing MDTDVIVVGAGPVGLMLACELRLAGVGCVVLEKSTEPTDQSRALGFTARTIETFDQRGLLPRFGGFDTIPIGHFGGVPLDYREVPGGSYGAKGVPQSLTVAVLGEWAGELGVDVRRGWEVTGLDTDDDGVRVTVDGPDGPARLRAAYLVGCDGGRSTVRKRAGIDFPGHDATIEMAFAEVVGVSGVRPRPNGERVPGGMVLAFQQGPDTFRVTYYDAGVVPRKGDAPPSFEEVAAAWRRLTGEDVSGGTPRWIGKFTDATRQAREYRRGRVFLAGDAAHIHLPIGGQGMSAGVQDAVNLGWKLALAVKGRAPAHLLDTYHDERHPVGARVLVNTLTQRSLYITGEHMQPVRELFADLTQLPEVRRHLIGMVTGLDIRYAMPAPGHPLLGRRLPGAELVDAAGVKTTTAHLLHTARGVLLDLAGDARVRRAAAPWQDRVDVVTASAHTAGADDPFDGAAALLVRPDGYIAWAGAGERGTEGLTGALAHWFGEAVATA
- a CDS encoding SDR family NAD(P)-dependent oxidoreductase produces the protein MLLGARDARRGKLAAEALAAEGIDAHPLPLDVTDPAGVADAAAAIDERYGRLDILVNNAGITGTFHGPPSAATAGQLREVYETNVLGVLTVTNAMLPLLRRSPAGRIVNMSSAVGSLTLNADLRAGFGDYNLVTYQSSKTALNALTLAYARELRDTPIKVNAANPGFTATDMNGHRGHQTVEQGAATAVRLALIGPDGPTGTSQDDSGTVPW
- a CDS encoding alpha/beta hydrolase, with the protein product MHKVVSRDGTTIAYEKAGDGPPVVLLGGGFRDHTAFDTLIPYLAPSCTVYAYDRRGRGQSGDSPAYAVEREIEDLQAVIDDAGGRAAVFGGSSGAILALEAALAGASISRLALLEPPYRVPGFRTPPAGFAQHLDALLAEGRRGEAVEYFLAEHVGFPPEWVQEWKDSPLWRSNEALAHTLPYDTAVMGDGRVPVERLAGMRVETVVVNSDHTGDWLLAAAEATAAALPNGRRLELPGVWHRVLPEVLGPALVEFVTA
- a CDS encoding FAD-dependent monooxygenase — its product is MTPQIRTALVIGGGIAGSTTAMALQRAGIEARVHEAYHDTADGIGGGLSLAPNGVHALDAIGAGDVIRRVGTPMRGTVLRDGDGEPLGEITLPAGLPPSRFVWRGELYRALYDEATRRGIRTLHGKRLVDAEDTGDGVTARFADGTEARADILIGTDGIRSTVRSLIDPAAPRPHYAGLLGFAAPLADTALPATDGRLHVSYGPGGSFGHLVHADSSGGWFVNLPHPEPLTLAEARRTPPQQWLDRLRRAFAGHCAPAADLLARTEAADLLITGPLETMPPVPTWSRGRMVLVGDAVHAASPSSGQGASQAVESSVQLARCLRDLPHDQAFTAYEGLRRARVERIIALAARTNASKASPLARGPRDLRPEPLDWQFTHRIDWDAPVPPPQPALEFHSKSA
- a CDS encoding FAD-dependent monooxygenase, whose translation is MVGAGPVGLMLAGEIRLGGAEVTVYDKLPAPSGESRALGFTRRVAEILDQRGLLTRLGDFRRGRRGHFGGVGFDLDTLEESHHGVLGLPQSRTEQVLTDWLAELGVTVRRGHEAVAFTETADGVELVLDGPDGRHRDTAAYLVGCDGPDSTVRTLAGIAAPGWESTRGMYMADVTGVEPRQRPTGEHVPGGSMVLSVSLGDGYHRVLIHDRSLPPHPDSAALTFTDVADAWQRMTGESIHHGSARWMAAFGNGAGLATTYRRGRVLLAGDAAHATPPLAGWGLSTGIQDAVNLGWKLAAVSTGRAPDSLLDTYHAERHPLGEQLLRNTHAATALYLSDEEMDPLRAVMRELMDDPSAAEHFAGMVSGLGVHYGTCPGDHPLLGRRLSPDHALDLPDGRRTRVADLLRPARGVLIVTDAADGLQHRAAAWSDRVDVVTGTWAPADTPGVPPRLPAAALVRPDGYVAWTQPGGAGLTAALESWFGPARVTADL
- a CDS encoding SDR family oxidoreductase is translated as MTAPILVTGGTGTLGSHVVPLLQQAGHDVRILARKPRESANGIEYFAVDLMTGEGIDTALRGVETVLHLAGSNKGDDKVARTLVTAAKKAGVRHIVYISVIGTDTMPLGWFKTQLEAEKIITGSGIPWSMLRAAQFHDIVWAMAQKMTKMPVLPVPGGLQFQPVDSREVAARLVELTLGQPAGRVPDLAGPKVYPLGDLLRSYLSAQGKRRPMLPMRMPGKAGKAYRAGQNLALKGNDVGKRTWEEFLAERVAA